In Roseofilum casamattae BLCC-M143, the following proteins share a genomic window:
- a CDS encoding beta-ketoacyl-ACP synthase III, with product MKHIGIAIAGSGSATPSSKLSNHGLSDIVETSDEWIRTRTGIGHRRLSAPGESLTQIATQAGVQALEMAGVAPTDLDLIILATSTPDDLFGSASQVQAALGATQAAAFDLTAACSGFLFALVTASQYIRSGAYQKILVIGADLLSRWVDWSDRTTCVLFGDGAGAAVIEATSQADNLLGFQLNSDGSLNHCLRLAARTEAQELCSDVSIAQGNYAFISMNGKEVYRFAVQKVPEALEKNILQANLTSDDIDWLVLHQANQRILDAVAKRLNIPSEKVLSNLANYGNTSAASIPLVLDEAVRAGKIKPGDLIAASGFGAGLTWGSAIFRWGR from the coding sequence ATGAAACACATTGGCATTGCGATCGCCGGGAGTGGCTCGGCAACTCCCTCTAGCAAATTGAGCAATCACGGTCTCTCCGACATCGTTGAGACCTCAGATGAGTGGATTCGCACTCGCACCGGGATCGGGCACCGTCGCTTATCGGCTCCTGGGGAATCTTTAACGCAAATAGCTACCCAAGCGGGAGTACAGGCGTTGGAGATGGCTGGAGTTGCTCCGACCGACCTGGATTTGATTATACTGGCAACGTCAACCCCGGATGATTTATTTGGCAGTGCCAGTCAAGTCCAAGCGGCATTAGGCGCAACGCAAGCTGCCGCCTTTGACCTTACGGCAGCTTGCTCCGGATTCTTGTTCGCTTTAGTGACTGCATCTCAGTATATTCGCAGCGGAGCCTATCAGAAAATCTTAGTTATTGGGGCCGATCTGCTCTCGCGATGGGTTGATTGGAGCGATCGCACCACCTGCGTTCTCTTTGGAGACGGAGCCGGGGCTGCGGTCATAGAAGCAACCTCCCAAGCCGACAACTTGCTGGGATTCCAGCTCAATAGCGATGGTAGCTTGAATCACTGCTTGCGGTTAGCCGCTCGGACGGAAGCCCAAGAGTTATGCTCTGATGTGAGCATTGCTCAAGGCAACTATGCCTTCATTTCGATGAATGGTAAAGAGGTCTATCGGTTTGCCGTACAAAAAGTACCAGAGGCCCTCGAAAAAAATATCTTGCAAGCTAACCTCACCAGCGATGACATCGACTGGTTAGTCTTACATCAAGCCAATCAACGGATTCTGGACGCAGTGGCCAAGCGGCTGAACATTCCCTCAGAAAAAGTCTTGAGTAATTTAGCCAATTATGGTAACACTTCTGCTGCCTCAATTCCCCTCGTTTTGGATGAGGCAGTGCGCGCTGGAAAAATTAAACCGGGCGATTTAATTGCTGCTTCCGGGTTCGGAGCTGGCTTAACTTGGGGATCGGCAATATTCCGCTGGGGACGATAA
- the hpsP gene encoding hormogonium polysaccharide biosynthesis glycosyltransferase HpsP, producing MRVLQIIPSISLVYGGPSQMVKGLSAALSDRQIEVTILTTNSNGDSGEAPLDVPLDRPVEENGYQIRYFPCFPFRRYKFSPGLLKWLSQHSAQFDIAHIHALFSPLSSAAATVCRQQHLPYLLRPLGTLDPADLRKKRQLKRLYTALWEKGNIAGASAIHFTSSIEAKVSQTFGTQTPEEIIPLGVQLPEAPEPGTARAKLGIAKEVPLILYMSRIDPKKGLDLLIPALETLVNEKYEFKWVLAGGNPQNPGYVEQIERQIQASSLAQCTQFAGFVTGELKAALLQDADLFVLPSYYENFGIAVAEAIASGTPVVISTGVYIWEAIQQSGAGWTCGCDVASLTESLRLALSDRQEREKRGRAGAAYAREHYSWDAIAEQTITVYQKYIQT from the coding sequence ATGCGCGTTCTCCAAATTATTCCTTCAATTTCTTTAGTGTATGGCGGTCCCAGCCAAATGGTAAAAGGACTGTCAGCAGCCCTGAGCGATCGCCAAATTGAAGTCACAATCTTAACGACAAATTCTAATGGAGATAGCGGCGAGGCACCCTTAGATGTTCCTTTGGATCGGCCGGTAGAAGAAAATGGCTATCAGATCCGTTATTTTCCCTGTTTTCCTTTTCGTCGCTACAAATTTTCTCCGGGATTATTAAAGTGGTTATCCCAGCATAGCGCTCAATTCGATATTGCTCATATTCATGCCTTGTTTTCTCCTCTGAGTTCGGCAGCCGCCACGGTTTGTCGGCAGCAACATTTACCCTATTTACTCCGTCCGTTAGGCACTCTCGATCCGGCTGACTTGCGTAAAAAACGACAACTGAAACGACTCTATACTGCTCTCTGGGAAAAAGGAAATATCGCCGGCGCCTCAGCGATTCATTTTACTAGCTCGATTGAAGCTAAAGTCTCGCAAACCTTCGGTACCCAAACCCCAGAAGAAATTATCCCTCTCGGCGTACAATTACCGGAAGCGCCAGAACCGGGAACGGCCAGAGCGAAACTGGGCATTGCGAAAGAGGTTCCCCTGATTCTTTATATGTCTCGGATCGACCCGAAAAAGGGACTGGATTTGCTGATTCCTGCCCTCGAAACTTTAGTGAATGAGAAATATGAGTTCAAATGGGTTTTAGCTGGGGGAAATCCGCAAAATCCGGGCTATGTGGAGCAAATCGAACGGCAGATCCAGGCTTCTTCTTTAGCTCAATGCACTCAGTTTGCCGGATTTGTTACGGGAGAGCTAAAAGCCGCTTTGTTGCAAGATGCCGATCTGTTCGTACTTCCTTCTTATTATGAGAATTTCGGGATTGCAGTGGCCGAGGCGATCGCCAGCGGTACTCCAGTAGTTATTTCTACCGGCGTCTATATTTGGGAAGCCATTCAACAGTCCGGTGCGGGATGGACGTGCGGATGCGATGTGGCCTCTTTGACCGAGAGCTTGCGGTTGGCTCTGAGCGATCGCCAAGAACGAGAGAAACGCGGCCGAGCTGGAGCCGCTTATGCGCGAGAGCACTACAGTTGGGATGCGATCGCCGAGCAAACTATTACTGTTTATCAGAAGTATATCCAGACTTAA
- the fabD gene encoding ACP S-malonyltransferase, translating to MTKTAWLFPGQGSQKSGMGADLQKTEIGAKRLLEAEDILGWSAIDICQGEQEILSKTLYTQPCLYAIETILVDLLHDKGKSPSVVAGHSLGEYVALYAAGVFDFATGLKLVKRRAELMDRVAGGKMAALIGFKSEELEKLLAETPDVVLANDNSAMQVVISGKPEGVAAILSQIKVKKAVELPVSGAFHSPLMASAAEEFATVLQSATFSNARVPVLCNVEPSPETNGDILKERLVKQMTGSVRWRETCLQLVEEGIESVTEIGPGNVLVGLVKRTCSGLGLENIREVAQLPA from the coding sequence ATGACAAAAACAGCCTGGTTATTTCCCGGACAAGGATCGCAAAAAAGCGGTATGGGAGCTGACTTACAAAAAACAGAGATCGGTGCCAAACGCTTGCTGGAAGCTGAAGACATTTTAGGATGGTCGGCGATCGACATCTGTCAAGGCGAGCAAGAAATCTTATCGAAAACGCTCTACACTCAACCTTGCTTGTATGCGATCGAAACTATCTTAGTCGATCTATTGCACGATAAAGGTAAATCCCCGAGTGTAGTCGCCGGCCATAGTTTAGGCGAATATGTCGCCCTCTATGCTGCTGGAGTGTTTGACTTTGCGACCGGTTTAAAGTTAGTGAAACGTCGTGCCGAGCTAATGGATCGGGTTGCCGGTGGTAAAATGGCAGCCTTGATTGGGTTTAAATCAGAAGAGCTAGAAAAACTGCTAGCAGAAACTCCAGATGTGGTATTGGCCAATGATAATAGTGCCATGCAAGTGGTGATTTCAGGTAAGCCAGAAGGGGTTGCGGCGATTCTCTCGCAAATTAAAGTGAAAAAAGCCGTAGAATTGCCAGTATCCGGAGCCTTTCATTCTCCTTTGATGGCATCGGCTGCGGAAGAATTTGCCACGGTTTTGCAGTCGGCAACCTTTAGTAATGCTCGCGTTCCAGTTCTTTGCAATGTGGAACCCTCTCCCGAAACTAATGGAGACATCCTAAAAGAGCGCTTAGTGAAGCAAATGACTGGTTCGGTGCGCTGGCGCGAAACCTGTCTGCAATTGGTTGAAGAGGGCATCGAAAGCGTGACGGAAATTGGTCCGGGTAATGTTCTTGTCGGTTTGGTAAAACGCACCTGTTCGGGGTTAGGATTAGAAAATATTAGAGAAGTAGCTCAACTCCCAGCCTGA
- a CDS encoding phosphate ABC transporter substrate-binding protein: MAQSRDPSPIIFILLFLILAAGGGYWFFWRQPSSDLSQTTVTSANTDPALPQPTQPETPPREAFSKPTSVPPGTVVRIDGSTSMVSLNQTLKEEFERQFPNTSIITQANGSDKGIRGLLSGQVDIAAVSRPLSAGETAEGLVAFPVVGDRIAIAIGNSNPLSQGLASGQVKDIFQGKITNWSQVGGPDLPIQVINRPAISGTHQVFRELVLQGEPFGTTPNITILERDATTPMLRQLGNDGIGYATAAQIINQQTVRAIAIDGILPEFSGYPYTRTLFYVYQNPPSDAVKAFLGMVEHDRGN; encoded by the coding sequence ATGGCTCAAAGTCGCGATCCATCCCCAATTATCTTTATCCTCTTGTTCTTAATTTTGGCAGCCGGAGGTGGGTACTGGTTTTTCTGGCGACAACCTTCGTCAGATTTGTCTCAAACTACGGTAACATCAGCGAACACGGACCCCGCACTACCCCAACCGACTCAACCGGAGACTCCGCCAAGGGAAGCATTCTCCAAACCCACTTCGGTTCCTCCAGGAACGGTGGTGCGGATTGATGGTAGTACGAGTATGGTTAGCTTAAATCAAACGTTGAAAGAAGAGTTTGAACGTCAATTCCCGAATACGAGCATTATTACTCAAGCCAATGGTTCGGATAAGGGAATTCGGGGATTGTTGAGCGGACAGGTGGATATAGCGGCGGTATCGCGGCCGTTGTCTGCTGGGGAAACAGCGGAAGGGTTAGTCGCTTTCCCAGTGGTGGGCGATCGCATTGCCATTGCCATTGGTAATAGCAATCCCTTATCCCAAGGTCTCGCGTCCGGGCAGGTGAAAGATATTTTTCAAGGAAAGATTACGAACTGGTCTCAGGTGGGAGGGCCCGATCTTCCGATCCAGGTCATTAATCGACCGGCAATTAGCGGGACTCATCAAGTGTTTCGCGAGCTGGTTTTACAAGGAGAACCGTTTGGCACAACGCCCAATATCACTATCTTGGAGCGAGATGCAACGACTCCAATGTTACGCCAGTTAGGTAATGATGGTATTGGCTATGCTACTGCTGCTCAGATTATTAATCAACAAACTGTCCGAGCAATTGCTATTGATGGTATATTACCTGAATTTTCTGGCTATCCCTATACGCGCACGTTATTTTATGTCTATCAAAACCCGCCTAGTGATGCTGTAAAGGCATTTCTGGGTATGGTAGAGCACGATCGTGGAAACTAG
- a CDS encoding sensor histidine kinase has translation MMPHKGNILVVEDTPANLQVVSKFLKDEGYSAATAIDGERAFKRLQHYRPDLILLDIQMPGIDGFETCRRLKANPEYRHIPVIFLTALSDRVNKLKGLELGGVDYITKPFERGEFLARVKIHINLQKTQLQLIQDSKLATLGELVAGIAHEVNNPLNFIYGNLERADRYYRDLLHLLELYEMEYPTPSSKISDWKEHIDVAFLKEDYPALLDSMKYGAERIKGIVVSLRSFVKLDEADWKKVDFHEGLENALILLCHRLQESPFRDKINTIKNYAELPLVACNPAQLNQVFMHLLVNAIDAINAKYWHEGSNSKPDLDPPQLTISTGIETQNSEPLLFLKIKDNGIGISEEIKPRIFDQFFTTKSTGKGTGLGLAIAYQVVAEQHGGTITCTSELGKGTEFAIALPLS, from the coding sequence ATGATGCCACATAAAGGAAATATTTTAGTCGTTGAAGATACCCCTGCTAATTTACAGGTGGTCAGTAAATTTTTAAAAGATGAGGGATATAGCGCGGCCACGGCCATTGATGGAGAACGAGCCTTCAAGCGCTTGCAGCACTATCGGCCGGACTTGATTTTACTCGATATCCAAATGCCGGGTATTGATGGGTTTGAAACCTGTCGCCGTCTGAAAGCGAACCCAGAATATCGCCATATTCCCGTTATTTTTCTGACGGCACTTTCCGATCGTGTCAACAAACTTAAAGGGTTGGAGTTGGGAGGAGTTGATTACATTACTAAGCCCTTTGAACGAGGTGAATTTTTAGCGAGAGTGAAAATTCATATTAATTTGCAAAAAACACAACTTCAATTAATCCAAGACTCGAAATTAGCGACCTTGGGAGAGTTGGTCGCTGGGATTGCTCATGAAGTGAATAATCCACTTAATTTTATCTATGGAAATCTCGAGCGCGCCGATCGCTATTATCGCGATCTGCTCCACCTGTTAGAACTCTATGAAATGGAATATCCGACACCCTCGAGTAAAATTTCTGATTGGAAAGAACATATTGATGTTGCCTTTCTCAAGGAAGATTATCCAGCATTGCTCGATTCGATGAAGTATGGCGCCGAACGAATTAAAGGTATTGTGGTATCCTTGCGCTCGTTTGTGAAGCTCGATGAGGCAGACTGGAAGAAAGTCGATTTTCATGAAGGCTTAGAAAACGCGCTGATTTTATTGTGCCATCGCTTGCAAGAGAGTCCGTTTCGAGACAAAATTAACACGATAAAAAATTATGCAGAACTGCCTCTGGTCGCCTGCAATCCCGCCCAACTCAATCAAGTATTTATGCATTTACTGGTCAATGCTATTGATGCGATCAATGCTAAATATTGGCACGAGGGAAGTAACTCAAAACCCGATCTCGATCCCCCACAGTTAACTATTTCTACCGGTATCGAAACCCAGAATAGCGAACCCTTACTTTTCCTGAAAATTAAAGATAATGGAATTGGGATATCCGAGGAGATTAAACCCCGAATATTCGACCAATTTTTTACGACAAAATCAACGGGAAAAGGTACGGGTTTGGGATTGGCGATCGCTTATCAAGTGGTTGCAGAACAACATGGGGGGACGATTACCTGTACTTCGGAACTCGGGAAAGGAACGGAATTTGCGATCGCGCTACCTTTGAGTTAA
- the proS gene encoding proline--tRNA ligase: protein MRLSKMLFNTLRDDPAEAEIPSHKLLVRAGYIRRIGSGLYAYLPLMWRVLQKVSQIVREEMNATGAQECLLPQLQPSDLWKESGRWETYTKAEGIMFALEDRQNRELGLGPTHEEVITTIARETIRSYRQLPVHLYQIQTKFRDEIRPRFGLMRGREFIMKDGYSFHTDPASLQQTYADMDRAYRNMLRRAGLEFQAVQADSGAIGSGVSQEFMVLADAGEDEVLYTEDGQYAANVEKAVSLPAEVQPSPFTEYKKVETPNTATIATLCTALGCDPTNTVKNILYQAVYDTGITVLVLVSIRGDRDANEVKLSNELTALAGNYGAKAVLALTVPDAEAQSKWAAKPLPLGYIDPGLGDDYIAQQENIAPQFLRLVDRTAVELQNFATGANETGYHVVGANWGEQFPLPDRIIDVNTARAGDRAVRDPSQILQTARGIEVGHIFQLGTKYSQAMNATFTNEQGEEIPCYMGCYGVGVSRLAQAAVEQSYDRNGIIWPLAIAPYQVIICVPNITDSQQMEVAESLYEQLQAAGIEVLLDDRNERAGVKFKDADLIGIPYRLVTGRSIKSGNVELVERATLAAEEIAIDEVAATLGDRIAKALQS, encoded by the coding sequence ATGCGGCTGTCAAAGATGCTGTTTAATACGCTGCGAGATGACCCAGCAGAGGCAGAAATTCCTAGCCATAAATTGCTGGTTCGTGCGGGATATATCCGACGCATTGGGAGCGGACTCTATGCTTATCTTCCCCTCATGTGGCGAGTTCTGCAAAAAGTGTCGCAAATCGTGCGCGAAGAGATGAATGCGACAGGAGCGCAGGAATGCTTGCTACCGCAACTCCAACCGTCGGACTTATGGAAAGAATCAGGACGATGGGAGACGTATACGAAAGCTGAAGGGATTATGTTTGCCTTGGAAGATCGGCAAAATCGAGAATTAGGATTAGGGCCAACTCATGAAGAAGTAATCACCACGATCGCCCGCGAGACCATTCGCTCTTATCGTCAACTTCCAGTCCATCTTTACCAAATTCAAACGAAATTTCGCGATGAAATTCGTCCTCGGTTTGGTTTGATGCGCGGACGAGAATTCATCATGAAAGATGGCTATTCATTCCATACCGATCCGGCAAGTTTGCAACAAACTTATGCCGATATGGATCGGGCCTATCGCAATATGTTACGCCGTGCGGGTTTGGAATTCCAAGCCGTTCAAGCCGACTCCGGGGCGATCGGCAGTGGAGTCTCCCAAGAGTTTATGGTGTTAGCCGATGCTGGAGAAGATGAGGTTCTCTATACGGAAGATGGCCAGTATGCGGCAAATGTGGAGAAGGCAGTTTCTTTGCCTGCCGAGGTACAACCGTCGCCATTTACCGAATATAAGAAGGTGGAAACCCCAAATACAGCGACCATCGCGACTCTTTGTACCGCTCTCGGTTGCGATCCGACCAATACGGTGAAAAATATTCTCTATCAAGCAGTGTACGATACGGGAATAACGGTTCTGGTGTTGGTAAGCATTCGCGGCGATCGCGACGCGAACGAGGTGAAGCTTTCCAATGAGTTAACTGCTCTGGCCGGAAATTATGGAGCTAAAGCCGTGCTAGCTCTGACGGTTCCCGATGCTGAGGCTCAAAGTAAATGGGCGGCCAAACCCTTACCTCTGGGGTATATCGATCCGGGATTGGGAGACGACTATATTGCCCAACAGGAGAATATTGCTCCCCAATTTTTGCGGTTGGTCGATCGCACGGCGGTAGAGCTGCAAAATTTTGCCACTGGGGCGAATGAAACCGGATATCACGTGGTGGGCGCGAACTGGGGCGAGCAGTTCCCTTTACCCGATCGCATTATTGATGTGAATACGGCTCGCGCTGGCGATCGCGCCGTTCGCGATCCGAGCCAAATCTTGCAAACGGCGCGCGGCATTGAAGTGGGGCATATTTTTCAACTGGGAACGAAATATTCTCAAGCGATGAATGCCACATTTACCAACGAACAGGGGGAAGAAATTCCCTGTTATATGGGATGTTATGGAGTAGGCGTTTCCCGTCTCGCGCAAGCGGCGGTGGAACAGTCCTACGATCGCAATGGCATTATTTGGCCGCTGGCGATCGCTCCCTATCAGGTGATTATTTGCGTCCCGAATATTACCGATAGCCAGCAAATGGAAGTCGCCGAGAGCTTGTACGAGCAACTGCAAGCAGCAGGAATAGAAGTACTTCTCGACGATCGCAACGAGCGCGCGGGGGTGAAATTCAAAGATGCCGATCTCATTGGCATTCCCTATCGGTTGGTTACCGGGCGATCGATTAAGTCGGGTAATGTTGAGTTGGTCGAACGGGCAACTCTAGCGGCGGAAGAGATCGCCATCGACGAGGTCGCTGCTACCCTGGGCGATCGCATTGCAAAAGCGTTACAGAGCTAG
- a CDS encoding transglutaminase TgpA family protein, giving the protein MANSSQRPGLSQLQAYFNRFPKPVAEESMLLRILVQCLVSVGIMATDVAAGTQMSIWAVPLGFVGAGWSWYRRNDRNVVTKFGIAIGMLVALFAFFGNLFTQLNDTRLVLAELLVHLQVLHSFDLPRRKDLGYSTIIGLILIGVSATLSQTFAFSPLLFLFLVVSLPALVLDYRSRLGLAPLSFGRNGRSPSSRTPFAPELSPRKLGFTLLVIVGLGLALFAAFPRVPGYQLRNFPVSAPPEMQQEEQTFQGLPGAITNPNEDGDEDGEGTGSGEASDRGAGQMDETLYYGFNRRMNQNLRGQLIPEVVLRVRSQSEGFWRVLAFDRYTGQGWELGDEETQILERPSWSYRFYIPRIPSLARSREIVQTYTVVSELPNLVPALAQPKALYFPAQEIAMDKHGAMRSPLNLRVGLTFTAISQVPYRDRSLLREASTDYPKNIRDLYLQIPPEISDRIRQKTEEALATSPTAIETPYEKALYLAQYLKQRYTLQAELPFFEADRDLVEEFLFNYEGGYPDHFSTALTIMLRAIGIPARLAVGFGPGEFNPFTGLYVVRNTDAFALTEVYFPQYGWFTFDPIPGHPLIPPSISDYQSFSVLRQFWNWVAGWLPSPVKNAFAALGAFIMTLVIGSLVRLWQLVSSGWAGFFIGSIICIIGIFILWLLFRRWQQWRRQRWLAKLSPMERVYQEFLSILREAGYPKHAAQTPQEYVRTLPDDYLSEMGTSIHDIVRAYVEWRYGGVAVNSVADLKSKLAALKQHSRKRQLNTISIGSTKS; this is encoded by the coding sequence ATGGCGAATTCATCCCAGAGACCCGGACTATCTCAGTTGCAGGCCTATTTTAATCGCTTTCCAAAACCGGTTGCAGAAGAATCAATGCTGCTGCGAATTTTGGTGCAGTGCTTGGTTAGTGTTGGCATTATGGCGACTGATGTGGCGGCGGGAACGCAGATGAGTATTTGGGCCGTTCCTCTGGGGTTTGTGGGAGCGGGATGGAGTTGGTATCGGCGCAACGATCGCAATGTGGTGACGAAATTTGGGATTGCGATCGGAATGTTAGTCGCTTTGTTTGCCTTTTTTGGCAACTTGTTTACTCAACTGAACGATACCCGACTAGTTCTCGCCGAACTGTTAGTTCACTTGCAAGTATTACATAGCTTCGATCTCCCTCGCCGCAAAGATTTGGGCTATTCCACCATCATTGGACTAATTCTGATCGGAGTTTCAGCGACTCTCAGTCAAACTTTCGCCTTTTCCCCGTTGCTCTTCCTCTTTCTGGTCGTTTCGCTACCTGCCTTAGTCTTAGATTATCGGTCTCGTTTGGGACTGGCTCCCCTGAGTTTCGGACGGAATGGGCGATCGCCGAGCAGCAGAACTCCCTTTGCCCCAGAATTGTCTCCCCGGAAATTGGGATTCACGCTCTTGGTTATTGTGGGATTGGGATTAGCCTTATTTGCGGCATTTCCGCGAGTGCCAGGCTATCAACTGCGCAATTTCCCGGTTAGCGCTCCTCCGGAAATGCAACAAGAGGAACAAACGTTTCAGGGACTGCCCGGAGCAATTACTAATCCCAATGAGGATGGCGATGAAGACGGCGAGGGTACGGGGAGTGGGGAGGCTTCCGATCGCGGCGCCGGGCAAATGGACGAGACGCTCTATTATGGATTCAATCGTCGCATGAACCAGAACCTGCGCGGACAATTAATTCCCGAGGTGGTACTGCGGGTGCGATCGCAGAGCGAAGGGTTTTGGCGCGTGTTAGCCTTCGATCGCTACACCGGACAAGGTTGGGAACTCGGAGATGAGGAAACTCAGATTCTCGAGCGTCCTTCATGGTCTTATCGATTTTATATTCCTCGGATTCCATCCTTAGCCAGAAGTCGCGAAATCGTGCAAACCTATACGGTGGTGAGCGAACTGCCGAATCTGGTTCCCGCACTCGCTCAACCGAAAGCGTTGTATTTTCCAGCTCAGGAAATTGCCATGGACAAACATGGAGCCATGCGATCGCCGCTGAATCTGCGCGTCGGATTAACATTTACCGCAATTTCGCAAGTTCCGTATCGCGATCGCTCTTTGCTGCGAGAAGCCTCTACGGACTATCCAAAAAATATTCGCGATTTATATCTGCAAATTCCGCCAGAAATTAGCGATCGCATTCGCCAGAAAACAGAAGAAGCCTTGGCAACCTCTCCAACTGCGATCGAAACACCTTATGAAAAAGCATTATATCTCGCGCAATATCTGAAACAGCGCTACACCCTGCAAGCAGAATTACCTTTTTTTGAGGCAGATCGAGATTTAGTTGAAGAATTTTTATTTAATTATGAAGGCGGTTACCCCGATCATTTTTCCACCGCGTTAACTATCATGTTACGGGCGATCGGGATTCCGGCGCGACTGGCAGTAGGCTTTGGGCCGGGAGAATTTAATCCCTTTACCGGCCTCTATGTGGTGCGCAATACCGACGCCTTTGCTCTGACTGAAGTTTACTTTCCTCAATACGGTTGGTTTACCTTCGATCCAATTCCCGGTCATCCGTTAATTCCTCCTTCCATTTCCGACTATCAAAGCTTTAGCGTTTTGCGGCAATTTTGGAATTGGGTGGCGGGTTGGTTGCCCTCTCCAGTGAAAAATGCGTTTGCTGCCCTGGGTGCTTTTATTATGACCCTAGTTATCGGCTCCTTAGTCAGATTATGGCAATTAGTCTCTTCGGGATGGGCGGGTTTCTTTATCGGGTCAATTATTTGTATCATTGGTATCTTTATCCTGTGGTTATTATTCCGGCGATGGCAACAGTGGCGACGGCAACGATGGCTGGCGAAATTATCTCCAATGGAGAGAGTTTATCAGGAGTTTTTATCAATTTTACGAGAAGCAGGCTATCCCAAACATGCTGCACAAACGCCTCAAGAGTACGTGCGAACCTTGCCGGATGATTATCTCTCAGAAATGGGGACAAGCATTCATGATATTGTGCGCGCTTATGTTGAATGGCGTTATGGAGGAGTAGCCGTTAACTCGGTTGCCGATCTCAAGAGTAAGTTAGCCGCACTAAAACAGCATTCGCGGAAACGACAATTAAACACGATATCGATTGGTTCTACCAAGTCTTAA
- the plsX gene encoding phosphate acyltransferase PlsX has protein sequence MGSTTARIAIDAMGGDYAPDEIVAGALRAKEELDAQILLVGDPEQIEQSISKHTRSHQLEIVPSEGVIAMDEEPLVALRRKKKASISVAMNLVKQDRADAVVSAGHSGAAMAAALLRLGRLPGIDRPAIGAVFPTLMANKSVLILDVGANVDCRPQFLEQFALMGTVYSQYVLGVDGPKVGLLNIGEESCKGNDLAIRTHELLQNNPLVPFIGNAEGRDVLSGQYDVIVCDGFAGNVLLKFAEAVGSVMLQIVREELPQGIRGQVGAAILKPNLRRIKQRLDHAEHGGALLLGVAGICIISHGSAQAPTIFNAIRMAKDAVDNHVLDRLKGQYQKTLAGLGTTQLDSPSEG, from the coding sequence ATGGGATCGACGACGGCACGAATCGCAATAGACGCAATGGGTGGCGACTACGCCCCCGATGAAATTGTCGCAGGAGCGCTCAGGGCAAAAGAAGAACTCGATGCCCAAATCCTGCTCGTGGGCGACCCCGAGCAAATCGAGCAATCGATAAGCAAACATACTCGCTCGCACCAACTAGAAATCGTCCCCTCCGAAGGCGTAATTGCCATGGACGAAGAACCTCTCGTGGCTCTGCGGCGCAAGAAAAAGGCCTCCATTAGCGTGGCGATGAATTTAGTCAAACAAGACCGAGCTGATGCCGTCGTCTCCGCTGGGCACTCCGGAGCGGCAATGGCAGCAGCCTTATTACGCCTAGGACGCTTGCCAGGCATCGATCGCCCCGCCATTGGAGCAGTCTTCCCCACCTTAATGGCAAATAAATCCGTTCTAATTCTCGATGTTGGCGCCAATGTAGATTGTCGGCCGCAATTTTTAGAACAGTTTGCCCTCATGGGTACGGTTTATAGCCAATACGTGTTGGGCGTTGATGGCCCTAAAGTTGGGCTGCTCAATATTGGTGAAGAATCCTGCAAAGGTAACGATCTAGCCATTCGCACTCACGAGTTACTACAGAACAATCCCCTCGTTCCCTTTATTGGCAATGCGGAAGGTCGGGACGTGTTATCCGGGCAATATGATGTCATTGTTTGCGATGGGTTCGCGGGCAATGTCTTGCTCAAATTTGCCGAAGCCGTCGGTAGCGTAATGCTGCAGATTGTGCGAGAAGAATTGCCGCAAGGAATCCGCGGGCAAGTGGGTGCAGCCATTCTCAAACCCAATTTACGGCGGATTAAACAACGTTTAGACCATGCCGAGCATGGGGGCGCTCTGCTCTTGGGCGTGGCAGGTATCTGTATTATCAGTCATGGCTCGGCTCAAGCTCCGACCATCTTTAATGCCATTCGCATGGCCAAAGATGCTGTAGACAATCACGTGTTGGATCGCCTGAAAGGACAATATCAAAAAACCTTAGCTGGCTTAGGAACGACTCAACTCGATAGCCCAAGTGAGGGATAA